The following coding sequences are from one Streptomyces venezuelae window:
- a CDS encoding glycosyltransferase family 2 protein, with protein sequence MTSTPTGARQNDPSETTQLRVASHTTGGFRRIKKTLPRYDYEHYSRLAGPLTQPDPSKPYKVKYRSLLSQEPHKIRAALMLGAAPLLSLVLLGWLLQPEHWTERDYVANDWLPVLDVVMLISIGLIEFFRCMNVLSNAHATLVARDPIPVVPETGTRVAFLTSFVPGKEPIEMVTKTLEAAVRIRHRGLMHVWLLDEGDDPEVKEVCRRLGVHHFSRKGVAKWNMAKGPHRAKTKHGNYNAWLDAHGDDYDYFASVDTDHVPMPNYLERMLGFFRDENVGFVIGPQVYGNYDNFVTKAAESQQFLFHALIQRAGNAYGAPMFVGTSNAVRIKALKQIGGLYDSITEDMATGFEIHRATNPATGRKWKSVYTPDVLAVGEGPNAWTDFFTQQLRWSRGTYETILKQFWKAPFSLPPGRLFNYTMMVIFYPMSAMNWILAALSCALFLGLGASGVNIDPTIWLMLYGNASALQIGLYIWNRRHNVSPHEPEGSGGVAGMVMSALSAPVYARSLMDAALRRKSKFVVTPKGDSASPDTLFGTFRIHLFFILVFGASMAASFVYGHSHPAMITWATFALLITAAPILAWRWGMRQDKKKPPPAPDAAVPHQRDAAAQLPHAAPHAGPPAPQAAPHPAQQKPSWAAPDETMQISLGGRKK encoded by the coding sequence ATGACGTCGACGCCGACGGGCGCGCGGCAGAACGACCCGTCAGAGACCACCCAGCTCAGGGTTGCGTCGCACACGACGGGCGGCTTCCGAAGAATCAAGAAGACCCTGCCGCGGTACGACTACGAGCACTACAGCCGGCTCGCGGGCCCGCTGACGCAGCCCGATCCGAGCAAGCCCTACAAGGTGAAGTACCGCTCGCTGCTCTCGCAGGAGCCGCACAAGATACGGGCCGCGCTGATGCTGGGCGCGGCCCCACTGCTCTCCCTGGTGCTGCTCGGCTGGCTGCTCCAGCCCGAGCACTGGACGGAGCGGGACTACGTCGCCAACGACTGGCTGCCGGTCCTCGACGTGGTCATGCTCATATCCATCGGCCTGATCGAGTTCTTCCGCTGCATGAACGTGCTGTCCAACGCGCACGCCACGCTCGTCGCCCGCGACCCGATACCCGTGGTGCCCGAGACGGGCACCAGAGTCGCCTTCCTCACCTCGTTCGTGCCCGGCAAGGAGCCGATCGAGATGGTGACGAAGACGCTGGAGGCCGCGGTCAGGATCCGGCACCGCGGTCTGATGCACGTATGGCTCCTCGACGAGGGTGACGACCCTGAGGTCAAGGAGGTCTGCCGACGGCTCGGCGTCCACCACTTCTCCCGCAAGGGCGTCGCGAAGTGGAACATGGCCAAGGGCCCGCACCGCGCCAAGACCAAGCACGGCAACTACAACGCCTGGCTCGACGCGCACGGCGACGACTACGACTACTTCGCCTCCGTCGACACCGACCACGTCCCGATGCCGAACTACCTGGAGCGGATGCTCGGGTTCTTCCGGGACGAGAACGTCGGCTTCGTCATCGGCCCGCAGGTGTACGGCAACTACGACAACTTCGTCACCAAGGCCGCCGAGTCGCAGCAGTTCCTCTTCCACGCACTGATCCAGCGCGCGGGGAACGCGTACGGCGCCCCGATGTTCGTCGGCACCTCCAACGCGGTGCGCATCAAGGCCCTGAAGCAGATCGGCGGCCTGTACGACTCGATCACCGAGGACATGGCGACCGGCTTCGAGATCCACCGCGCCACCAACCCGGCGACCGGCAGGAAGTGGAAGTCGGTCTACACCCCCGACGTGCTCGCCGTCGGCGAGGGCCCCAACGCGTGGACGGACTTCTTCACACAGCAGCTGCGCTGGTCCCGCGGAACGTACGAGACGATCCTCAAGCAGTTCTGGAAGGCGCCGTTCTCGCTGCCCCCGGGCCGTCTCTTCAACTACACGATGATGGTCATCTTCTACCCGATGTCCGCCATGAACTGGATCCTCGCGGCGCTGAGCTGTGCGCTGTTCCTGGGTCTCGGCGCGTCCGGCGTGAACATCGACCCGACCATCTGGCTGATGCTGTACGGCAACGCGTCCGCGCTGCAGATCGGCCTGTACATCTGGAACCGCAGGCACAACGTCTCCCCGCACGAGCCGGAGGGCTCCGGCGGTGTGGCGGGCATGGTGATGTCGGCGCTCTCCGCGCCGGTCTACGCACGCTCGCTGATGGACGCGGCGCTGCGCCGCAAGAGCAAGTTCGTGGTGACTCCCAAGGGCGACTCGGCGAGCCCCGACACCCTGTTCGGGACCTTCCGGATCCACCTGTTCTTCATCCTGGTCTTCGGCGCCTCGATGGCCGCCTCCTTCGTGTACGGCCACTCCCACCCGGCGATGATCACCTGGGCCACCTTCGCCCTGCTGATCACGGCCGCGCCGATCCTCGCGTGGCGCTGGGGCATGCGGCAGGACAAGAAGAAGCCGCCGCCCGCGCCGGACGCGGCCGTCCCGCACCAGCGGGACGCCGCGGCACAGCTGCCGCACGCGGCTCCGCACGCGGGACCGCCCGCGCCGCAGGCCGCGCCGCATCCCGCGCAGCAGAAGCCCAGCTGGGCCGCGCCCGACGAGACCATGCAGATTTCCCTTGGGGGACGTAAGAAATGA
- a CDS encoding glycoside hydrolase family 6 protein encodes MYRKGAGRGRGFAARGMRTGAVLAGAALVLAGCSSGGDPEDDTSRPPVEQQPKGKDPYWVNPDGNAAKQVAAYAEDGKKDEAALIRKIAEQPVAEWIVPENAEDQARGFTEAAEKADRDALLVLYNIPHRDCGQYSGGGAADGNAYRAFVDQVAKGIGDRHATVILEPDAVLHMVDNCTPKEFHEERYDLLKGAIEKLKSLKNTKVYLDAGNAGWQNPDALWGPLQRSGVERADGFAVNVSNFQTTEVSTEFGKKLSAKVGGKPFVIDTARNGNGPYTKGKDPWCNPPGRALGETPTTRTSDPLVDAYLWVKRPGESDGTCRGGPKAGEWWPEYALGLAKAAR; translated from the coding sequence ATGTACCGCAAAGGCGCAGGTCGCGGGCGCGGTTTCGCGGCCAGGGGGATGCGGACGGGAGCGGTGCTCGCGGGGGCCGCGCTGGTCCTCGCCGGGTGCTCCTCCGGCGGTGACCCGGAGGACGACACGTCGCGTCCGCCGGTCGAGCAGCAGCCCAAGGGCAAGGACCCGTACTGGGTCAACCCGGACGGGAACGCGGCCAAGCAGGTCGCCGCGTACGCCGAGGACGGCAAGAAGGACGAGGCCGCGCTGATCCGGAAGATCGCCGAGCAGCCGGTCGCCGAGTGGATCGTCCCGGAGAACGCGGAGGACCAGGCGCGCGGGTTCACCGAGGCGGCGGAGAAGGCCGACCGGGACGCGCTGCTCGTCCTCTACAACATCCCGCACCGCGACTGCGGTCAGTACTCGGGCGGCGGCGCGGCCGACGGCAACGCGTACCGCGCGTTCGTCGACCAGGTCGCCAAGGGCATCGGCGACCGCCACGCCACGGTGATCCTGGAACCCGACGCGGTCCTCCACATGGTCGACAACTGCACGCCGAAGGAGTTCCACGAGGAGCGCTACGACCTCCTCAAGGGCGCCATCGAGAAGCTCAAGTCCCTCAAGAACACGAAGGTGTACCTGGACGCGGGCAACGCGGGCTGGCAGAACCCCGACGCGCTCTGGGGGCCCTTGCAGCGGTCGGGCGTCGAGCGGGCCGACGGCTTCGCGGTGAACGTGTCCAACTTCCAGACCACCGAGGTCAGTACGGAGTTCGGCAAGAAACTGTCGGCGAAGGTCGGCGGGAAGCCGTTCGTCATCGACACGGCGCGCAACGGCAACGGGCCGTACACCAAGGGCAAGGACCCGTGGTGCAACCCGCCGGGCCGCGCGCTCGGCGAGACGCCCACGACCAGGACGTCCGACCCGCTCGTCGACGCGTACCTCTGGGTCAAGCGCCCCGGCGAGTCCGACGGCACGTGCCGGGGAGGCCCGAAGGCGGGCGAGTGGTGGCCGGAGTACGCGCTGGGCCTCGCGAAGGCGGCCCGTTAG
- a CDS encoding HAD-IIA family hydrolase, whose amino-acid sequence MAERKPIESWLTDMDGVLIHEGVPIPGADAFIKKLRESGKPFLVLTNNSIYTARDLQARLNRMGLDVPVENIWTSALATAKFLDDQRPGGTAYVIGEAGLTTALHDIGYVLTDHDPDYVVLGETRTYSFEAMTKAVRLINGGARFICTNPDETGPSTEGPLPATGAVAALITKATGKNPYFAGKPNPLMMRTGLNAIGAHSETSAMIGDRMDTDVLAGLEAGMETFLVLTGLTSRADIDRHPFRPSNVVDSIADLVERV is encoded by the coding sequence ATGGCAGAGCGCAAGCCCATCGAATCGTGGCTCACCGACATGGACGGCGTGCTCATCCACGAGGGAGTGCCGATCCCCGGCGCCGACGCCTTCATCAAGAAGCTGCGCGAGTCGGGCAAGCCGTTCCTCGTCCTGACGAACAACTCCATCTACACCGCGCGCGACCTCCAGGCCCGGCTGAACCGCATGGGTCTCGACGTGCCCGTCGAGAACATCTGGACGTCCGCGCTCGCCACCGCGAAGTTCCTCGACGACCAGCGCCCCGGCGGCACCGCGTACGTCATCGGCGAGGCGGGCCTCACCACCGCCCTGCACGACATCGGGTACGTCCTCACCGACCACGACCCCGACTACGTGGTCCTCGGCGAGACCCGCACGTATTCCTTCGAGGCCATGACCAAGGCCGTCCGGCTGATCAACGGCGGGGCGCGGTTCATCTGCACCAACCCCGACGAGACCGGCCCCTCCACCGAGGGCCCGCTGCCCGCCACCGGCGCCGTCGCCGCGCTGATCACCAAGGCGACCGGCAAGAACCCGTACTTCGCGGGCAAACCGAACCCGCTCATGATGCGGACCGGGCTGAACGCCATCGGCGCGCACTCGGAGACCAGCGCGATGATCGGCGACCGCATGGACACGGACGTCCTCGCGGGCCTGGAAGCGGGCATGGAGACGTTCCTGGTGCTCACCGGGCTGACGTCCCGCGCCGACATCGACCGGCACCCGTTCCGGCCGTCGAACGTCGTGGACTCCATCGCTGACCTGGTCGAACGGGTCTGA
- a CDS encoding class F sortase, producing MSGIRRVSGSGRLLTGFAWAVLLAGLCLWGSDITGLRGGLSAPATGDVAAVGRPLGIELPAAHAPLAPARPERVDVPALKVRAPVTARGLDADGAIDPPPFADSGTVGWYGGGTRPGAPGAALFVGHVDTETERAVFYDLSTLRPGEKVEVARADGRTAEFTVEDVQVVDRERFDAKQAYGPHEDGRAELRLITCGGTFDKNARTYTANVIVSAYLTGVSDS from the coding sequence ATGTCCGGCATACGACGCGTCTCCGGCTCGGGGCGGCTCCTGACCGGGTTCGCCTGGGCGGTCCTCCTGGCCGGCCTCTGCCTCTGGGGCAGCGACATCACGGGCCTGCGCGGCGGTCTCTCCGCACCCGCCACGGGCGACGTGGCCGCCGTCGGCCGGCCCCTCGGCATCGAACTTCCGGCCGCGCACGCACCGTTGGCACCCGCGCGGCCCGAGCGCGTCGACGTGCCCGCGCTGAAGGTACGGGCCCCCGTGACCGCCCGCGGCCTCGACGCCGACGGTGCGATAGACCCGCCGCCCTTCGCCGACTCCGGCACCGTCGGCTGGTACGGCGGCGGCACCCGCCCCGGCGCCCCCGGCGCCGCCCTCTTCGTCGGCCACGTCGACACCGAGACCGAACGCGCCGTCTTCTACGACCTCAGCACCCTGCGCCCCGGCGAGAAGGTCGAGGTGGCCCGAGCCGACGGCAGGACCGCCGAGTTCACGGTGGAGGACGTCCAGGTCGTCGACCGGGAACGCTTCGACGCGAAGCAGGCGTACGGCCCGCACGAGGACGGCCGCGCGGAGCTGCGCCTCATCACCTGCGGCGGCACCTTCGACAAGAACGCGCGCACCTACACGGCGAACGTGATCGTCTCCGCCTATCTGACGGGCGTGAGCGACTCGTAG
- a CDS encoding kelch motif-containing protein — protein sequence MKDRSSRRRARRIAIGAAVVLALAGMNGPWLWRVGSEKYHDYKINKPEYKADNGHWEVVDFPEEYRQNTIHAALLHTGKVLLVAGSGNNQKNFDKKKFDTRLWDPVKNTIKKIPTPTDLFCTGHTQLGNGNLLIAGGTQRYEKLKGDITKAGGLMIVHNEDPDEPKTIPAGTKFTGKKNGKTFVSQDNILVEKAKKVFDKQTGAFLRTEPGLGRVYVEAQKSGAKHETGTQDNYRIQGLKGADTRNVYGMAQKLALDKKDFQGIKDAFEFDPVAERYIKVDPMNEARWYPTLTTLTDGRILSTSGLDEIGQLVPGKNEVYDPKTKKWTYTKGIRQFPTYPAIFQMADGKLFYSGSNAGYGPDDVGRKPGIWDLRTNKWQGIPGLSDPELMETSGTVELPPAQDQKYMVVGGGGVGESEESSEKTRIVDLKADQPRFVDGPALEKGTRYPQISTLPDDTVLISGGSEDYRGRSDSNIHQARIYDAKTGEMKRVADPVVGRNYHSGSVLLPDGRVMFFGSDSLYSDAANTKPGVFEQRIEIYTPPYLYHGSQPTLGKGPGTIRRGGSGTFPTKHASSIRTARLIKPSASTHVTDIDQTSIALDLEKSRGKVTVTVPKNRSLVESGWYMLFVTDDQGTPSKAQWVRVP from the coding sequence ATGAAAGACCGTTCCAGCCGCCGTCGCGCCCGCCGCATCGCGATAGGCGCGGCGGTCGTCCTCGCGCTGGCGGGGATGAACGGCCCGTGGCTGTGGCGCGTGGGCTCCGAGAAGTACCACGACTACAAGATCAACAAGCCGGAGTACAAGGCGGACAACGGCCACTGGGAGGTCGTGGACTTCCCCGAGGAGTACCGCCAGAACACCATCCACGCGGCGCTCCTGCACACCGGCAAGGTGCTTCTCGTCGCCGGGTCGGGCAACAACCAGAAGAACTTCGACAAGAAGAAGTTCGACACCCGGCTGTGGGACCCGGTCAAGAACACCATCAAGAAGATCCCGACGCCCACCGACCTGTTCTGCACGGGCCACACGCAGCTGGGCAACGGCAACCTGCTGATCGCGGGCGGCACGCAGCGCTACGAGAAGCTGAAGGGCGACATCACCAAGGCCGGCGGCCTGATGATCGTCCACAACGAGGACCCGGACGAGCCGAAGACGATCCCCGCGGGGACGAAGTTCACCGGCAAGAAGAACGGCAAGACGTTCGTCTCCCAGGACAACATCCTGGTCGAGAAGGCGAAGAAGGTCTTCGACAAGCAGACCGGCGCGTTCCTGCGCACGGAGCCGGGCCTCGGCCGGGTCTACGTGGAGGCGCAGAAGAGCGGGGCGAAGCACGAGACGGGTACCCAGGACAACTACCGCATCCAGGGCCTGAAGGGCGCCGACACCCGCAACGTCTACGGCATGGCGCAGAAGCTCGCCCTGGACAAGAAGGACTTCCAGGGGATCAAGGACGCCTTCGAGTTCGACCCGGTCGCCGAGCGGTACATCAAGGTCGACCCGATGAACGAGGCGCGCTGGTACCCCACACTGACCACGCTCACCGACGGCAGGATCCTCTCCACCTCGGGCCTCGACGAGATCGGGCAGCTCGTCCCGGGCAAGAACGAGGTGTACGACCCGAAGACCAAGAAGTGGACGTACACCAAGGGCATCCGCCAGTTCCCGACCTACCCGGCGATCTTCCAGATGGCCGACGGCAAGCTGTTCTACTCCGGTTCCAACGCGGGGTACGGACCGGACGACGTCGGCCGCAAGCCCGGTATCTGGGACCTGAGGACCAACAAGTGGCAGGGCATCCCCGGCCTGAGCGACCCCGAGCTGATGGAGACGTCCGGCACGGTCGAGCTGCCGCCCGCCCAGGACCAGAAGTACATGGTGGTCGGCGGCGGCGGGGTCGGCGAGTCCGAGGAGTCCAGCGAGAAGACACGGATCGTCGACCTCAAGGCGGACCAGCCGCGCTTCGTCGACGGCCCCGCCCTGGAGAAGGGCACGCGCTACCCGCAGATCTCGACGCTGCCCGACGACACGGTGCTGATCTCCGGCGGCTCCGAGGACTACCGCGGGCGCAGCGACTCCAACATCCACCAGGCGCGGATCTACGACGCCAAGACCGGTGAGATGAAGCGGGTGGCCGACCCCGTGGTGGGGCGCAACTACCACTCCGGGTCGGTCCTGCTGCCCGACGGCCGCGTGATGTTCTTCGGCTCCGACTCGCTCTACTCCGACGCGGCCAACACGAAGCCGGGCGTGTTCGAGCAGCGCATCGAGATCTACACGCCGCCGTACCTGTACCACGGCTCCCAGCCGACGCTCGGCAAGGGCCCCGGGACGATACGGCGGGGCGGCTCGGGAACGTTCCCGACGAAGCACGCCTCGTCCATCAGGACGGCCCGCCTCATCAAGCCGAGCGCGTCGACGCACGTCACGGACATCGACCAGACGTCGATCGCGCTCGACCTGGAGAAATCCCGGGGCAAGGTCACGGTGACGGTCCCGAAGAACCGCAGTCTGGTCGAGTCCGGCTGGTACATGCTCTTCGTGACGGACGACCAGGGCACGCCGAGCAAGGCGCAGTGGGTGAGGGTGCCTTAG
- a CDS encoding GAF and ANTAR domain-containing protein has protein sequence MRDRERELRLADVLVQTADTLTEDFDVERYLEWLADRCKELVGARGVGVMYTGGEDTVRVIPCGGEREAVRGLLEIQYHGGPCVESFGTGQPVAPTRICPEGAGARWPHFAERAGEQGVEETYAVPIRRGGTMLGVLNVFVAAGRGEQGPEDEVPSGLGLRIAQALADAAAMGLHNHRTHSAYRVLSEQLQTALDSRIHVEQAKGVLAERWQTGMDEAFEVLRRYARREQQVIDSVATQVIKGKIDENELRPGGSAPS, from the coding sequence ATGCGGGACCGCGAAAGGGAACTGCGGCTTGCGGACGTCCTGGTGCAGACCGCGGACACCCTGACCGAGGACTTCGACGTCGAGCGCTATCTGGAGTGGCTCGCGGACCGTTGCAAGGAGCTGGTCGGCGCCCGGGGCGTCGGCGTGATGTACACCGGCGGGGAGGACACGGTCCGCGTCATCCCCTGCGGCGGTGAACGGGAGGCGGTGCGGGGGCTCCTGGAGATCCAGTACCACGGGGGGCCGTGCGTGGAGAGCTTCGGGACCGGGCAGCCGGTGGCGCCGACGCGGATATGCCCCGAGGGCGCCGGCGCCCGCTGGCCGCACTTCGCGGAACGGGCGGGCGAGCAGGGCGTCGAGGAGACGTACGCGGTGCCGATCCGGCGGGGCGGCACCATGCTCGGTGTGCTCAACGTCTTTGTGGCGGCGGGCCGTGGGGAGCAGGGCCCGGAGGACGAGGTGCCGTCCGGACTCGGGCTGCGGATCGCGCAGGCCCTGGCCGATGCCGCGGCCATGGGCCTCCACAACCATCGCACCCACTCCGCTTACCGGGTGCTCTCGGAACAGCTTCAGACGGCGCTGGACAGCCGTATTCACGTGGAACAAGCCAAAGGCGTTCTTGCCGAGCGCTGGCAGACGGGCATGGACGAGGCGTTCGAGGTGCTGCGAAGGTACGCACGCAGAGAACAGCAGGTCATCGACTCTGTGGCCACCCAGGTGATCAAGGGGAAGATCGACGAGAACGAACTCCGCCCGGGTGGGTCCGCGCCTTCCTGA
- a CDS encoding 2-aminoethylphosphonate ABC transporter substrate-binding protein, with product MSRVTHLRTVAAVTGALVLTAALTACGGSSAASDDKVVTVYSADGLKGENGDGWYDRVFKDFENKTGIKVNYVEGGSGEMVQRAVREKSNTQADVLITLPPFIQQADERGLLQAYEPKGADQVDGADKDADGKWTSVVNNYFGFIYNKKELSGGKAPKTWEDLTDGSYKNKVQYSTPGVAGDGTAVLIKAMHDFGGEEPAMEYLKKLQTNNVGPSASTGKLAPKVDKGELLAANGDVQMNYAQSKDMPNLGIWFPATAENPDKPTTFALPYAAGLVTKAPHSANAKKFLDFLLGREAQRQVSEVGGGFPARKDIKATDANAIALEKIIDGVEIFEPDWADVSKNLRSYVEDWKSATGS from the coding sequence ATGTCCCGCGTCACGCACCTCCGCACGGTCGCCGCCGTCACCGGCGCCCTCGTCCTCACCGCAGCCCTCACCGCGTGCGGCGGCAGCTCCGCCGCGTCCGACGACAAGGTCGTCACCGTCTACAGCGCCGACGGCCTCAAGGGCGAGAACGGGGACGGCTGGTACGACCGTGTCTTCAAGGACTTCGAGAACAAGACCGGCATCAAGGTCAACTACGTGGAGGGCGGCTCCGGCGAGATGGTGCAGCGCGCCGTCCGCGAGAAGTCCAACACCCAGGCCGACGTGCTCATCACGCTGCCGCCCTTCATCCAGCAGGCCGACGAGCGGGGGCTTCTGCAGGCGTACGAGCCCAAGGGTGCCGACCAGGTCGACGGCGCCGACAAGGACGCCGACGGCAAGTGGACCTCCGTCGTCAACAATTACTTCGGGTTCATCTACAACAAGAAGGAGCTGAGCGGCGGCAAGGCCCCCAAGACGTGGGAGGACCTCACCGACGGCTCGTACAAGAACAAGGTGCAGTACTCCACACCCGGTGTCGCGGGCGACGGCACCGCCGTGCTCATCAAGGCGATGCACGACTTCGGCGGCGAGGAGCCGGCGATGGAGTACCTGAAGAAGCTGCAGACCAACAACGTCGGTCCTTCCGCCTCCACCGGCAAGCTCGCCCCCAAGGTCGACAAGGGCGAACTGCTCGCCGCCAACGGCGATGTCCAGATGAACTACGCGCAGTCCAAGGACATGCCGAACCTCGGCATCTGGTTCCCGGCGACCGCCGAGAACCCCGACAAGCCCACCACCTTCGCGCTGCCCTACGCGGCCGGGCTCGTCACCAAGGCCCCGCACAGCGCCAACGCCAAGAAGTTCCTCGACTTCCTGCTCGGGCGCGAGGCGCAGCGGCAGGTCAGCGAGGTCGGCGGCGGGTTCCCGGCCCGCAAGGACATCAAGGCCACCGACGCCAACGCCATCGCCCTCGAAAAAATCATCGACGGTGTGGAGATCTTCGAACCGGACTGGGCGGACGTCTCGAAGAACCTCCGCTCGTACGTGGAGGACTGGAAGTCGGCGACCGGCAGCTGA
- a CDS encoding FadR/GntR family transcriptional regulator — MARDIQERIKKLIIDSRLPSGASLPTEPELMARLGVSRNSVREALKALQAMGIVEIRHGFGTYVGPMSVAPMIEGLAFRTVAGHYRGEDSLLQLLELREAVETGLIARLAGRVPAADLAELDALVARMEAEAASPEGEVRAETDRAFHATLYRGLGNLLLGEVLEAFWDAFHRVRTDLVDVPPDPKVTCRQHREILEAVRSGDALRAEQAIREHFGNIRTRLGSPVPTDASNRSYDR; from the coding sequence ATGGCGCGAGACATCCAGGAGCGGATCAAGAAGCTGATCATCGATTCGAGGCTGCCCTCCGGGGCCTCGCTGCCGACCGAGCCCGAGCTGATGGCGCGCCTGGGGGTCAGCAGGAACTCCGTGCGGGAAGCCCTGAAGGCGCTGCAGGCCATGGGGATCGTGGAGATCCGGCACGGTTTCGGGACGTATGTCGGTCCGATGTCGGTCGCACCGATGATCGAGGGCCTCGCCTTCCGCACGGTCGCGGGCCACTACCGCGGCGAGGACAGCCTGCTCCAGCTCCTGGAGCTCAGGGAGGCCGTGGAGACCGGGCTCATCGCGCGCCTCGCGGGCCGCGTCCCCGCCGCCGACCTGGCCGAACTCGACGCGCTCGTGGCACGGATGGAGGCCGAGGCGGCGTCGCCGGAGGGCGAGGTGCGGGCCGAGACCGACCGTGCGTTTCACGCCACGCTGTACCGCGGGCTCGGAAACCTGCTCCTGGGCGAGGTTCTGGAGGCGTTTTGGGACGCTTTCCACCGAGTCCGTACGGATCTCGTGGACGTACCACCGGATCCCAAGGTCACCTGCCGCCAGCATCGCGAGATTCTGGAGGCGGTACGCTCCGGCGACGCCCTCCGGGCTGAGCAGGCCATACGCGAGCACTTCGGTAACATTCGAACCCGTTTGGGCTCACCAGTCCCAACAGACGCCTCAAATCGCTCGTATGACCGGTAA
- a CDS encoding peptidoglycan-binding protein, with protein sequence MEAAPVFEEFIPESDCDCPGCIHWRRTAPHSLPLRLGGHPAARGARRALVLAAAAGSVLGGQALPAAASAEVGGHLADTGAGPGAGRAMVTADEEPGTPQGAKSPLHGRPATGAPGPPGGAAVRATTRAAIIDRAEKWVAAKVPYSMDAYWSDGYRQDCSGFVSMAWDLGGNEWTGSLDRHAVRIAKEQLQPGDILLFHNPADPEKGSHVTLFGGWTDDSHTHYVAYEQARPHARKQSTPYAYWTNANRYLAYRYKGVGGGTPGGPGVDDPYGTRPGEVPVPAYPGRDVFRPGRSHPAIERLGRQLVKKGFGRHYARGPGPAWSESDRRNVEAFQRAQGWRGAAADGHPGPETWRRLFR encoded by the coding sequence ATGGAGGCCGCTCCGGTATTCGAGGAATTCATCCCCGAGAGCGACTGCGACTGCCCCGGCTGTATCCACTGGCGGCGTACGGCGCCGCACTCCCTCCCGCTCCGGCTCGGCGGCCACCCCGCGGCGCGCGGCGCCCGCCGGGCCCTCGTCCTCGCCGCGGCCGCGGGCTCCGTGCTCGGCGGCCAGGCGCTGCCCGCGGCGGCGTCAGCCGAGGTGGGGGGCCACCTGGCGGACACGGGGGCGGGCCCGGGTGCGGGGCGTGCGATGGTCACGGCGGACGAGGAACCGGGCACTCCGCAGGGTGCCAAGAGCCCCCTGCACGGTCGCCCCGCCACCGGGGCCCCTGGCCCGCCCGGTGGCGCCGCCGTCCGGGCGACCACCCGGGCGGCGATCATCGACCGGGCCGAGAAGTGGGTCGCCGCGAAGGTGCCGTACAGCATGGACGCGTACTGGTCGGACGGCTACCGGCAGGACTGCTCGGGTTTTGTCTCGATGGCCTGGGACCTCGGCGGAAACGAATGGACGGGCAGTCTCGACAGGCATGCGGTGCGTATTGCCAAGGAACAGCTGCAACCCGGCGACATTCTTCTCTTCCACAATCCCGCCGACCCCGAAAAGGGATCGCATGTCACCCTTTTCGGTGGCTGGACGGATGACTCGCACACGCATTACGTCGCCTACGAACAGGCGCGCCCGCACGCCAGGAAACAGTCCACCCCTTATGCCTACTGGACCAACGCGAACCGCTATCTGGCCTACCGCTACAAGGGCGTGGGCGGCGGCACGCCGGGTGGTCCCGGGGTGGACGACCCGTACGGGACGCGGCCCGGCGAGGTGCCGGTCCCGGCCTACCCGGGCCGGGACGTCTTCCGGCCCGGCCGCTCGCACCCGGCGATCGAGCGGCTCGGCAGGCAGTTGGTGAAGAAGGGCTTCGGCAGGCACTACGCACGGGGTCCGGGTCCTGCCTGGAGCGAGAGCGACCGGCGCAACGTGGAGGCGTTCCAGCGCGCCCAGGGCTGGCGGGGCGCGGCGGCCGACGGCCATCCGGGGCCCGAGACGTGGCGGCGGTTGTTCCGGTGA